Proteins encoded together in one Thermococcus barophilus MP window:
- a CDS encoding M1 family aminopeptidase — MKTMKRKYLLGVLSVFIIFLLFFMRDDNNIQVTHVNILNLSISLVSDEELNNLANQSVIKGYSQVKIRIFENYTFNANKTIKVGNTGVVYVPVLYSPRIHFNDIFIENAELLNASILVSERGSILLLKLKIPKGTRAGIRFEYQGSIREQICARVGIIRTLFVKYESPDEIEMCPEMFLPEISNGFLETKIILELPQSWRTWTGIIVSNSGVLEPKAQLNGRLIFTSRGLFIPFLILGDFKMMRYNVNDVKVEIYFPKYLSLNVSSRYEDVVGDIIRTFSSWYMPYPYQNLTIIFSSNMMRMTGINKNSPILITANATPSLLAHEISHSWFGGYAEFGNIDESLATYSEMSYMIRFYNEHPEELENYARYNLTTIQKVLDFVEERVLKYNHDYPKPLSQVYRTWIPNSTIRNAIMYDKGAFVFRSLQFVLGNETFFKGLRELLRECHNKECNLTDVQNVFERVSGQNLDWFFKEWFYTAKVPDYDVRNLSLEEKGGKYLLTFEIIDKNNFTMPLEVEVKTPTKSFIKKVWINGTARVEFELDKKPTEIILDPNEWMVNENKKYNVDEIEITIE, encoded by the coding sequence ATGAAAACAATGAAGCGCAAGTATCTTTTAGGTGTGCTGTCTGTTTTTATCATATTTCTACTTTTTTTCATGAGGGATGATAATAACATTCAGGTAACTCACGTTAATATTCTTAATCTCTCCATATCCCTTGTTAGTGATGAAGAGTTGAATAACTTAGCGAACCAATCTGTCATCAAGGGATACAGTCAGGTTAAAATAAGGATTTTCGAGAATTATACCTTTAACGCAAACAAGACGATAAAAGTAGGGAATACCGGAGTTGTGTATGTCCCGGTTTTATATTCGCCACGTATTCACTTTAATGACATATTCATAGAAAATGCGGAACTACTAAATGCATCCATCTTAGTTAGTGAGAGAGGTAGCATTCTCCTGCTAAAACTTAAAATTCCAAAAGGCACAAGGGCAGGTATTAGATTTGAATATCAAGGCAGTATTAGAGAACAAATATGTGCTCGAGTTGGCATAATCAGGACTCTTTTTGTTAAATATGAAAGCCCTGATGAAATTGAAATGTGTCCCGAAATGTTTTTGCCTGAAATATCAAATGGATTCTTGGAGACCAAGATTATTTTGGAACTACCTCAATCGTGGAGAACTTGGACGGGAATTATTGTAAGCAACTCAGGAGTATTGGAACCTAAGGCCCAACTCAATGGCCGGCTGATATTTACTTCAAGGGGACTCTTTATCCCGTTCCTTATACTTGGGGATTTTAAGATGATGAGATATAATGTTAATGATGTCAAGGTAGAGATATACTTTCCTAAATACCTCTCCCTAAATGTGTCCTCCAGATATGAAGATGTTGTTGGTGACATTATCAGGACGTTCTCCTCGTGGTACATGCCTTATCCGTATCAGAATCTGACTATCATCTTTTCTTCCAACATGATGAGAATGACGGGAATTAACAAGAACAGCCCAATTTTAATCACGGCAAATGCAACTCCAAGCTTATTAGCTCATGAAATCTCTCACTCGTGGTTCGGAGGGTATGCAGAATTCGGGAATATCGATGAGAGTCTGGCAACATACTCCGAAATGTCGTATATGATAAGATTTTATAATGAACATCCAGAGGAGCTGGAGAATTATGCCAGATACAATCTTACAACAATCCAAAAAGTGCTCGATTTTGTAGAAGAGCGAGTGCTCAAATACAATCACGATTATCCCAAACCTCTCTCCCAGGTTTACAGAACATGGATACCAAATTCTACTATTAGAAATGCAATAATGTATGATAAAGGTGCTTTCGTCTTCCGCTCTCTTCAGTTTGTTCTTGGAAACGAGACCTTCTTTAAGGGGTTGAGGGAGCTTTTAAGGGAATGTCATAATAAAGAGTGCAATTTAACTGACGTTCAAAACGTTTTTGAGAGGGTTAGCGGTCAAAACTTGGACTGGTTCTTCAAAGAGTGGTTTTACACTGCAAAAGTGCCAGATTATGATGTAAGAAACTTAAGCTTGGAAGAAAAAGGTGGAAAATACCTGCTAACTTTTGAAATTATTGACAAAAACAACTTCACAATGCCCCTTGAGGTCGAAGTAAAAACTCCCACAAAGAGTTTCATTAAGAAAGTCTGGATCAACGGAACTGCAAGGGTAGAGTTTGAGCTTGACAAAAAACCCACAGAGATAATCCTCGACCCAAACGAATGGATGGTGAATGAGAACAAAAAATATAACGTTGATGAAATAGAGATAACAATTGAGTAG